CCGTCGATACCGTCCTTGAGCTCCACGAAGGCGCCGAAGGAGGTGATCTTCGAGACAACGCCGGTGACGACGTCGCCGATCTTGAAGAAGGCGTCGATGTCGGTCCAAGGATCGACCGCGAGCTGCTTGACGCCGAGGCTGATGCGCTGCTGGGAAGCATCGACATCGAGAACGATGGCTTCGACTTCGTCGCCCTTCTTGAGGATTTCGGTCGGGTGGTTGACCTTGCGGGTCCAGCTGAGGTCGGACACGTGGACCATACCGTCGATACCTTCCTCGAGTTCGATGAAGGCGCCGTAGGTGGTCATGTTGCGAACCTTGCCGCGGACGCGAGCGCCGATCGGGTAGTTGTGGCGGGCCATGTCCCACGGATTGGGCTCGAGCTGGCGGAGGCCGAGGGAGATCTTCTGGTCTTCCTTCTGGATACCGAGGACAACCGCATCCAATTCCTGGCCGACTTTGAGGAGCTCGGAGGGCTTGGTGATGCGCTTGGTCCAGGACATCTCGGTGATGTGCACGAGACCTTCGACGCCGGGCTCGATCTCGATGAACGCGCCGTAGGGAACGAGGTTGACGACTTTGCCGTGAACCTTCGCGCCGACGGGGAACTTGTGCTCGATCTCGTCCCAAGGATTCTTGGTGGTCTGCTTGAGACCAAGGGAAACGCGCTCTTTCTCGCGGTTCACTTCGATGATCATGACGTTGATCTCTTCACCCTGCTTGAGGATCTCGCTCGGGTGAGCGATACGGCCCCAGGACATGTCGGTGATGTGGAGGAGACCGTCCATGCCGTCGAGGTCGATGAACGCACCGAAGTCGGTGATGTTCTTGACGACGCCCTTGCGGACTTGGCCGGGCTGGATGGAGTCGAGGAGGTTCTTGCGCTTGTTGGTGCGCTGTTCCTCGATCAGTTCGCGACGGGAAAGAACGATGTTCTTACGGTCGAGATTGATCTTGAGGACCTTGAAATCGTAGGTCTGGCCGACGTATTGATCGAGGTTCTTCGGGGGCTGGATGTCGATGTGCGAAGCGGGCAGGAAGGAATCGACGCCGATCGAAACGATCAGGCCGCCCTTGACCTTGGCCTTGACGCGACCCGCGGCGATGGAGCCCTCGGGGAACTTGGTGAGAATGTTATCCCAGTTCTTCTTTTGCTCGGCCTTGTCGAAGGAGAGGACCGGCGCGCCGGACTTGTCTTCGAGCTTCTCGACGTAGACGTCGATGGAGGAGCCGATCTGGAGATCACCGATATCGATGAACTCGTTGGCGGGGATGA
This portion of the Rariglobus hedericola genome encodes:
- the rpsA gene encoding 30S ribosomal protein S1, whose amino-acid sequence is MSSIMQDLLASSGFDKLKEGAIVTATITEIRQNDVVVDIGGKSEGVIPANEFIDIGDLQIGSSIDVYVEKLEDKSGAPVLSFDKAEQKKNWDNILTKFPEGSIAAGRVKAKVKGGLIVSIGVDSFLPASHIDIQPPKNLDQYVGQTYDFKVLKINLDRKNIVLSRRELIEEQRTNKRKNLLDSIQPGQVRKGVVKNITDFGAFIDLDGMDGLLHITDMSWGRIAHPSEILKQGEEINVMIIEVNREKERVSLGLKQTTKNPWDEIEHKFPVGAKVHGKVVNLVPYGAFIEIEPGVEGLVHITEMSWTKRITKPSELLKVGQELDAVVLGIQKEDQKISLGLRQLEPNPWDMARHNYPIGARVRGKVRNMTTYGAFIELEEGIDGMVHVSDLSWTRKVNHPTEILKKGDEVEAIVLDVDASQQRISLGVKQLAVDPWTDIDAFFKIGDVVTGVVSKITSFGAFVELKDGIDGLVHISQISEERIEKVKDVLKPGQEITARVIKIDREERRLGLSVKAANYSEQQLAAETASFEALNRDSSGDMMNLGDILDAASDKKD